From the Mesotoga prima MesG1.Ag.4.2 genome, the window CAGATTAGCGAAAAACCCCCAACAAACACCGCGTAGGCTGAAAGAAGCCCATAATCTTTAACGGAGCTAAACTTCCTGAACAAAGCAATACCAAGAAAAGTTGTCGAGCCGGTTAAGGTATTCGGAGTGAACCCCTCCGGCAAAAGAGGACCGTTACCAGTCATGAGAAAGACAGATGTGAATTCCTTCATTGATCTCGCAAGCTGAAAAAAGAAATAAGGAATAAGCAGAAATCGTATCTCTCCGAAAAGAATGCTAGAGGTATAAATATCGCCCGTTCCGTCGATCTTCATTACGTCATCAAGTTCTTTAGAGACTCTTCCCAACATTCCGAGAATTATCATTGTAGACAGAGGTAATGAAAGCCAAATGCTTACGAAAAGAGAGGATGTAAATGCTTGAAAGGCGTTGAGAGTTATGTCGATTTCCGTCCCAAGGACAATGTTAAATAACGAATACCCTCCATATCCTTGGACAAGAGCCCTCCAACCCGAGACTGTAATGAATGAAGGTATGAACCAGCCGACTCCAAGAAGAATAAGACTGGCCTTACTTAACTTAGTTGCCTTTCTAAGTCTCAATGCAATTAAGAATGACAGCAAGATCTCAATCGATGTCTTGAGAGTAGACCACAATGCGGTAAGTCTTAGAGAGAGCTTGAAACCAGAGTCTCCAAGTACCTCTTCGAAGTTCTTCAGACCAGAAAAAACAGGAGCCTGTTGAAAGACCCCGTATTCTGTGAAAGAAATGTAAATTGCCCAGAGTATAGGCACAATGGTAGCTACTCCCAGTATTAAAGTCACTGGCAAAACCATGGACCACTTATTTCTTAGTAAAAGAGAGAGCAGACACAGTGCAAAGAAGATCGGCAAAACTACCGACATACTATCTTATAGAGTCAATGTAAGACTGCGCACCAGAAAGAGCCTGGTCAACAGTCATTGCTCCGCTATATATTGCTTGCAATGCGGGTTCTAGAGCCTCAAACAAAAGAGACTGATATCCCGGGAGATTCGGCATGAACTTACCTTGGTTAACTACCGATTCCAGCTCTTGAGGAGAGTCGGAACCGAATAGTGGATACTTGTCGTACTCTACAAAGAAGTCATGACTATGCTCGTTCAGAAAGCCAATAAAACTCATGCACTGCTCACAGGTATCACTATTGAATAGTGCAAAACCCTTAGAGTCAATGATACCTCTTACTTCTACGCCTTCAATATTGGGAAAGGGTAACATCACGAAGTCGGGACCTTTTTCCCTGAATTTGGAGGCCATGTAGCTTCCCTGAAGCATTATACCTATCTTACCCTGAGCAAAGAGCTTGTTCATTGCGGCTCTCTCCAGTCTCGAAATCACTCCATTGTCGAAGTACTCCTTAATTTTAGATACTATTTCTCTACTTCCGGAGGCTCCGATATTTAGTTCGTACAGTTCCTCTTGAGACATGAGAGCAGAGACATAAGGGAACATTACGTAAGGAGATGTGAAATCAAATGCTATTGGGTAATCAACAACTCCAGTAAGGCTCTCCTTTATAGCTTCGAATTGATCAAAATCAAGTTTCTCTCCCAAAACGATACCAGCTTCTTCAAAAGCATTGAGATTGACAAAGGCGACCTGACAATCCGCGTAAAAGGGAACGGCGGTAATTTCGCCGTTCCATACGTAGGCGTTCAGAAATTTCTGAGAGTAGCCAGTAAGACTGGCAAGATTGAGACTTAGACTGCGTCCAGATGCAGCGACATCTCCCACATAAGTATCTTTTATCATAGCAGCATCGGGAAGGTACCCTGTCTTCAGGTTTATGTTCAGTTTTTCTTCAATCTTTGGGAAGTAAACAATCTCAACATCAATCCCTGTCTCTTCTTTGAATGCGGCGGCGGCATCCCTGTAGAATTTCTCCCCTTCCCAGCTAACCCAGAAGGTTATGCCAAACACTGCAGAGCATACTAAAATGACAAGGACAGATAGAAACAATCTCTTCATTTCATACCTCCATGTTTAAAATTTCGAATAGAACTCGTTCGCTCTTGAATGGAGCATGTCTTAGGCGAATTCCTGTAGCATCGAATATCGCGTTCGCTATAGCAGGAATCGGTGTGTCGATTCCTATCTCCCCTATGCTTTTTGCCCCGAAGGGACCTGTAGGTTCATAGCTGTCGACAAGTCTGCAAGTAAGCTTTCCGTAGTCCATCCGGGAAGGGACTTTATAAGTGAAGAAATCGTTGGTAAGCATCCTTCCGTTCTTTCCGTAAATGATATCTTCGAAGAGGGCCCAACCAATTCCTTGCATAGAGGCGCCTTCAAGCTGTCCAATCGCTTGTATGGGATTTAGAGCTACTCCGCAATCTGCATATGACACAAAATTCAATAGTGTAATTTTCCCGGTATCGGTGTCAACTTCAACCTCCGCAAAACTCGCTGCAAATGGCGGAGGGGATTCTTCGCCCACGAAGGAAGCCGACTCGGAGATCTGTTGTTGATTGAAAGTATACATGTGCACAGTGCAGAGTTCAGACAGCGATACAGAGGGACCGTCCTTACAAGTAATTATCCCCGACTGGAGCGACAGTTCCGACACACTTCTTTCCAGATATTTACCTGCAAGTTCAAAGAGTCTGTCCTTGACTTTTTCGGCGGCTAGCCTAACTGCGTTTCCCGATACATAAGTAGTACTGGAAGCGTACGCCCCCACATCGAACGGGGTGATATCTGTATCGGATGAATACACGATGACTCTTTCCAGCGGAACCGTGAGAACCTCAGCTGCAATCTGTGCAAGAATCGTATCACTTCCTGTCCCAAGATCGGTTGCCCCGACGAGAAGGTTGAATGAGCCGTCTTCGTTCATCTTTATTGTGGCCGCACCCATATCTACTTTTGGTATTCCCGAACCCTGCATTGCGAGGGCACAACCAACTCCTCGAACTTTACTTCCATTTCTGATCTTCTTCCCTCTCTTACTCTCCCAGCCTATTTCGTTCTTTCCAAGATCGATGCATTCTTGAAGTTTGCAGCTTTTTATAGTTTGAGGGACGCCTTCTCTTCCTTCTCCCATTATCTCGAAAATCGGAGATGTTTCCCCTTCTCTTATTGAGTTTACTTCTTTGAGTTTAAGAGGATCCATCTTGATCTCGTAAGCAAGCTCATCAATGGCACAATCGAGCGGGAAAAGGCCCTGCGGTGCTCCATATCCTCTGTACGCTCCGGCCGGAGGAAGGTTCGTATAAACTATGTCTCCGCCAAAATGAACGGCTTCCACTTTGTTGTAAAGTGGCAGGGTCTTCGAACCGGAAACCATAAAAGTTGTGAGAGAATGTTCCCCGTAAGCCCCTGTATTTGACATCCCATTCAGGGATATTGCCTTTATCTTTCCATCCTTCATCGCTCCCACGGTGACATCGAAGCTCATTTCATGACGGATATTTGTCGCCATAGAAACTTCTTCTCGTGTGTAAGTGATTCTTGCAGGTTTACCTGTCCTGAGAGTTACGAATGCTGCGTATGGCTCGACTATCACAGACTGTTTTCCACCAAAGCCACCACCTATTCTCGGTTTGATCACGCGAATGTCGGCAATTGGTTTATTCAATATATGAGAGAGGATTCTCCTGCAATGAAAGGGTACTTGAGTTGAAGTGATTACTATGAGCCTCCCGACGGAGTCCAAATATGTAAGCGCGTTGTGTGGTTCAAGCGCTGCGTGAAGCTGTGTGTCGATATGATAAGTCCTCTCGATCACAACATCACAAGTCTTGAGCGTTTCTTCGACATCTCCGAGATCCATTTCATAATGCGCCGCAATGTTTCTGGATTTGTCGTAGACTCCAGCGCATTCGCTTTCATCGTGAATGATCGGCGCCCCCTCT encodes:
- a CDS encoding sugar ABC transporter substrate-binding protein, with the translated sequence MKRLFLSVLVILVCSAVFGITFWVSWEGEKFYRDAAAAFKEETGIDVEIVYFPKIEEKLNINLKTGYLPDAAMIKDTYVGDVAASGRSLSLNLASLTGYSQKFLNAYVWNGEITAVPFYADCQVAFVNLNAFEEAGIVLGEKLDFDQFEAIKESLTGVVDYPIAFDFTSPYVMFPYVSALMSQEELYELNIGASGSREIVSKIKEYFDNGVISRLERAAMNKLFAQGKIGIMLQGSYMASKFREKGPDFVMLPFPNIEGVEVRGIIDSKGFALFNSDTCEQCMSFIGFLNEHSHDFFVEYDKYPLFGSDSPQELESVVNQGKFMPNLPGYQSLLFEALEPALQAIYSGAMTVDQALSGAQSYIDSIR
- a CDS encoding xanthine dehydrogenase family protein molybdopterin-binding subunit gives rise to the protein MTDSFVTVGKPKRKVDGLAIVRGKPVYTPDYDMPDALVVKLLRSPHAHALVKNIETEQAKLINDVVDIFTFSDVERIPYTRAGQGYPEPSPYDTFLLDRKVRYVGDPVAIVAAKTEKAAKDALRNIKVEYEILDAVLEMKEATKEGAPIIHDESECAGVYDKSRNIAAHYEMDLGDVEETLKTCDVVIERTYHIDTQLHAALEPHNALTYLDSVGRLIVITSTQVPFHCRRILSHILNKPIADIRVIKPRIGGGFGGKQSVIVEPYAAFVTLRTGKPARITYTREEVSMATNIRHEMSFDVTVGAMKDGKIKAISLNGMSNTGAYGEHSLTTFMVSGSKTLPLYNKVEAVHFGGDIVYTNLPPAGAYRGYGAPQGLFPLDCAIDELAYEIKMDPLKLKEVNSIREGETSPIFEIMGEGREGVPQTIKSCKLQECIDLGKNEIGWESKRGKKIRNGSKVRGVGCALAMQGSGIPKVDMGAATIKMNEDGSFNLLVGATDLGTGSDTILAQIAAEVLTVPLERVIVYSSDTDITPFDVGAYASSTTYVSGNAVRLAAEKVKDRLFELAGKYLERSVSELSLQSGIITCKDGPSVSLSELCTVHMYTFNQQQISESASFVGEESPPPFAASFAEVEVDTDTGKITLLNFVSYADCGVALNPIQAIGQLEGASMQGIGWALFEDIIYGKNGRMLTNDFFTYKVPSRMDYGKLTCRLVDSYEPTGPFGAKSIGEIGIDTPIPAIANAIFDATGIRLRHAPFKSERVLFEILNMEV